AGGCTCAAACTCAGTTGCCCGACGAAGGCAAAAACGCGATTGTGAACAAAACGGACGTAACGCCCGCCAGCGCAAAAACCACGCGAACGTCCTCTCAATTTCAGTCGCAGTCCCAGTCTCAGCGATCCGGCAAAAGTTCGTCAACCGTGACCATAACCACAAGCGGAGGAAACGTAAGCGTAAGCACAAACGGCGCAAGTGTGAGCGTAAGCGCAAGCGGCGCAAGCGCCAGTGGTGGCAGAGGTGGAAGCGGCGGAAGTGCAGGAGGAGGCAGAGGTGGAAGCGGCGGCAATGGAGGAAGTGGTGGAAGCGCAGGTGTAAGCGTGAAAAAGTCAGCGTCTTCTGGCGCCTCGAACAAATAGAGCCGCTGACCTCAATGTCCTCTATTTTAACGAAGTCTCGAAAGAGAAGTATAGGGATTTCCACAGTTTAAATTAAGCAAATTCTTCAGGTGAAGCCGGGCTCATAAAATCAGTCTCTCGACTCTGTCGAAGCTGCCTTCAGGCTGAATGGCTTGAATTTCTTCCGTGTTGTTTTTGGTTGCGAGTGATTGTCTTATCCCTTCACTGCTGAAAGGGATGATGTTCGTCAAAACTTCGATGCCCAACGCGTTGAGAATTTTCATCACCGTGCTGATTCGTGGATCGGTTTCTCCTGAAAGAGCGGCGTACAGTGTTGAACGCGGCAAACCGGTTTTGCGGGAAAGTTCGGACCAGCCTTTCGCTTCCGCAACTTTGCGTAGAGTGGAAAGGAAGCAACGTATGTCGTTCGTTTTGACATATTCCTGAAATTCGTCCTGAATCATTTCCAGCGCAAGTGCTGGTTTTTCACGGTATTCTTTCACGACAAAGTCATCATATTCAGGCATAGTCAGAGCCAAAGCCAGAAGTTTTTCTTCTCTTGTTTTTTCGTTCATGGTCACACCTCGCTTATGCGACTGTTATATTCCTGCCAGTACGCTTTTGCCCGGGCAATGTCCTGCACCTGCGTTTTTTTGTCGCCTGCGCACAGCAACAGGACAACTATGCCGCCAATTTCCTTAAAATAAATCCTTACTCCGAAAGCGCGAAATCGTAATTCCAGTACACCCTCTCCTACAGACTCGCAATCTCCGTAATTACCTTGTAATACTCTTTCCATACGTTGAAGTACAGCCTTTTCCATACGAATATTTGCAATATTTCTAAACCAGGATTCGAACGGTACATCACCATTTGGAGTTTTGTAAAAAATGATTCGCTTTGAAGTTGCTTCCATGAAAAACTCCAATCTATTTTTGACCGATTGTAGTGTATACGCTACAATCGGTCAAGTAAGTCTGGAAAGAGTGGTCGTTATTCTGCGGTTTATCGTTATAAAGCGTTCCCTGCAGGAATCCCGCTTGAAATTTATTTTCACACTGACTTGTCAGACTTGCGGAATGCGCCAACAGGTTGAAGTCCCAAGGCTGCTTGTGAAGAACCTGAAAAAGTTAAAAGAACCCAAACAGATATTTAAACTCCATGATAACATAACGATTTGTCAGGCGGAGATCTGACAGT
The Synergistaceae bacterium DNA segment above includes these coding regions:
- a CDS encoding type II toxin-antitoxin system RelE/ParE family toxin yields the protein MEATSKRIIFYKTPNGDVPFESWFRNIANIRMEKAVLQRMERVLQGNYGDCESVGEGVLELRFRAFGVRIYFKEIGGIVVLLLCAGDKKTQVQDIARAKAYWQEYNSRISEV
- a CDS encoding putative addiction module antidote protein, translated to MNEKTREEKLLALALTMPEYDDFVVKEYREKPALALEMIQDEFQEYVKTNDIRCFLSTLRKVAEAKGWSELSRKTGLPRSTLYAALSGETDPRISTVMKILNALGIEVLTNIIPFSSEGIRQSLATKNNTEEIQAIQPEGSFDRVERLIL